One window of the Archangium primigenium genome contains the following:
- a CDS encoding M90 family metallopeptidase has translation MGLLRAWRRRSLSRLPFPPEWLPYLERYFPFVRNLEPEPRERFLEMLKLFVWEKEFISAGGFTLTDEVRVVVAATAVRLVLYLDLSYYDHLREIIVYPDAFRLPDRTGVVLGEAKHWGTVILSWKSVVAGLSNPHDGHSTATHEFAHVLDREDGSFDGTPELRRFSHYAAWTRVMDIHFHQLREGRARERQVLDDYGGVNEAEFFAVATESFFEKPRQMREKTPDLYEELQRFYGCDPLTGRAAASPPTS, from the coding sequence ATGGGCCTCTTGCGCGCGTGGCGGCGCCGTTCCCTGAGCCGCCTTCCCTTTCCTCCCGAGTGGCTTCCCTACCTGGAGCGCTACTTCCCCTTCGTGCGGAACCTGGAGCCGGAGCCGCGCGAGCGCTTCCTGGAGATGCTCAAGCTCTTCGTCTGGGAGAAGGAGTTCATCAGCGCGGGCGGCTTCACCCTCACCGACGAGGTGCGGGTGGTGGTGGCGGCCACGGCGGTGCGGCTGGTGCTCTACCTGGACCTCTCCTATTACGATCACCTGCGCGAGATCATCGTCTACCCGGACGCCTTCCGGCTTCCGGACCGCACGGGCGTGGTGCTCGGCGAAGCGAAGCACTGGGGCACCGTCATCCTCTCGTGGAAGTCCGTGGTGGCCGGCCTGAGCAATCCGCACGATGGCCACTCCACGGCCACGCACGAGTTCGCCCATGTGCTGGATCGCGAGGATGGCTCCTTCGATGGCACGCCGGAGCTGCGCCGCTTCTCCCACTACGCGGCGTGGACCCGGGTGATGGACATCCACTTCCACCAGCTGCGCGAGGGCCGCGCCCGGGAGCGTCAGGTCCTGGACGACTACGGCGGCGTCAACGAGGCGGAGTTCTTCGCCGTGGCCACCGAGTCCTTCTTCGAGAAGCCCCGGCAGATGCGCGAGAAGACCCCGGACCTCTACGAGGAACTCCAGCGCTTCTACGGCTGCGACCCCCTCACGGGCCGCGCCGCGGCATCCCCGCCGACATCCTGA